A region of uncultured Acidilobus sp. JCHS DNA encodes the following proteins:
- a CDS encoding daunorubicin resistance ABC transporter ATP-binding subunit, with product MSEVSIDVRGLTKRYGSLLAVDHVSFKVYRGEIYSLLGPNGAGKTTTISMLATLRMPTEGDAFVEGYSIVRERTKVRKVIGVVPQDLTADDELTGFDNVLLMAKLHGYRGKEAEERAWDAIKFMELEDAAKRRVMYYSGGMRRRLEIAMSIVHDPKVLFLDEPTVGLDVQSRRHIWDLVRALKKEGVTIILTTHYMEEAEELSDRVAIIDHGHIVAEGTPEDLKAKVKGDRIYVKLKNDAEVAKALEVLSREFNDVKEIDGHVVIKVESSAEAMPQIIKLLSNFNVAELRVVRPNLEEVFLELTGHGLREEESFDAFKFRRLMRAVRS from the coding sequence TTGAGCGAGGTCTCAATAGACGTCAGGGGCTTAACGAAGAGGTACGGAAGCCTGCTGGCAGTCGATCACGTGAGTTTCAAGGTCTACAGGGGCGAGATCTACTCACTGCTGGGCCCTAACGGGGCGGGCAAGACCACCACTATATCGATGCTGGCAACCCTCAGGATGCCAACCGAGGGGGACGCGTTCGTGGAGGGGTACAGCATAGTGAGGGAGAGGACTAAGGTGAGGAAGGTAATAGGGGTTGTGCCACAGGACCTCACAGCGGATGACGAGCTCACAGGCTTTGACAACGTTTTACTGATGGCTAAGCTTCACGGGTACAGGGGCAAGGAGGCAGAGGAGAGGGCCTGGGACGCTATAAAGTTCATGGAGCTTGAGGATGCCGCCAAGAGAAGGGTAATGTACTACAGCGGCGGCATGAGGAGGAGACTTGAGATAGCGATGAGCATAGTGCACGACCCAAAGGTCCTCTTCCTGGATGAGCCAACGGTAGGGCTTGACGTACAGAGCAGGAGACACATATGGGACCTGGTGAGGGCGCTGAAGAAGGAGGGAGTCACGATAATACTGACCACCCATTACATGGAGGAGGCCGAGGAGCTTTCCGACAGGGTGGCTATAATAGATCATGGCCATATAGTGGCCGAAGGGACGCCAGAGGACCTAAAGGCCAAGGTTAAGGGGGACAGGATCTACGTTAAGCTCAAGAACGACGCTGAGGTCGCGAAGGCCCTTGAGGTCCTCTCAAGGGAGTTCAATGATGTAAAGGAGATAGACGGGCATGTTGTCATAAAGGTGGAGTCCTCAGCTGAGGCCATGCCACAGATCATAAAGCTGCTCTCAAATTTCAACGTTGCTGAGCTGAGGGTGGTGAGGCCGAACCTGGAGGAGGTGTTCCTGGAGCTGACGGGCCACGGGCTCAGGGAGGAGGAGTCCTTTGATGCCTTTAAGTTCAGGAGGCTGATGAGGGCGGTGAGATCATGA
- a CDS encoding ATPase (PilT family) — protein sequence MSGEPNRVYVADPDAVIDGTLRKLLESSKLMGKVLVPKGLISYLYSEARAGRSIGFTGLDEASKVFGAPGGQVELDESITLSSYESLKEAVRDRARRIGAVLITSDPIQAMAAKSIGVEVMYTGISREGRLKIEDYFNEKTMSVHLKENAVPLAKVGRPGSWIFVKLSEAALTRAEIMEMAREIMERALTTGEGFIEIDRAGSTIVQLRDYRIIITRPPLSDGWEITATRPIAKLRLEDYNLHPKLMERLLSRAEGILISGAPGAGKTTFAQALAEFYASKGKVVKTIESPRDMRLPPSITQYSKSYADLRELHDILLLSRPDYTVFDEMRDDDDFKLYVDLRLAGIGMIGVVHATSPIDAIQRLATRVELGMIPSIVDTTIFIEAGQVSKVYELSITVKLPTGLKEEELARPVVEVKDFITGDLEYELYTFGEQVMVVPISAREGRADLASKVAKIIPGAEAEIKEGALVIRLPRKANLTSRKVKALKKLAQDEGLDLRFVPKG from the coding sequence GTGAGCGGTGAACCGAACAGGGTCTACGTGGCTGACCCCGATGCTGTCATAGACGGCACGCTGAGGAAGCTGCTTGAGTCGAGTAAGCTCATGGGAAAGGTGCTCGTGCCGAAGGGCCTGATAAGCTACCTCTACTCAGAGGCCAGGGCCGGAAGGAGCATAGGCTTCACAGGCCTTGACGAGGCCTCAAAGGTCTTTGGGGCCCCTGGAGGCCAGGTAGAGCTTGACGAGTCCATTACGCTGAGCAGTTACGAGAGCCTCAAGGAGGCCGTCAGGGACAGGGCCCGAAGGATAGGGGCCGTCCTAATTACAAGTGACCCTATTCAGGCCATGGCGGCCAAGTCAATAGGCGTTGAAGTCATGTACACTGGGATCTCTAGGGAGGGGAGACTGAAGATAGAGGACTACTTCAACGAGAAGACTATGAGCGTCCACCTCAAGGAGAACGCCGTCCCTCTCGCCAAGGTGGGCAGGCCTGGGAGCTGGATCTTCGTGAAGCTCTCCGAAGCCGCCCTTACGAGGGCCGAGATCATGGAGATGGCGAGAGAGATCATGGAGAGGGCCCTCACAACGGGCGAGGGCTTCATAGAGATAGACAGAGCAGGGTCGACCATAGTTCAGCTGCGCGACTACAGGATAATCATAACCAGGCCCCCTCTGAGCGACGGCTGGGAGATAACAGCGACGAGGCCCATAGCGAAGCTCAGGCTTGAGGACTACAACCTTCACCCTAAGCTGATGGAAAGGCTTCTCTCCAGGGCCGAGGGCATACTGATAAGCGGGGCCCCTGGAGCGGGCAAGACGACGTTCGCCCAGGCCCTGGCGGAGTTCTACGCGTCGAAGGGGAAGGTCGTCAAGACCATAGAGTCGCCCAGAGACATGAGGCTGCCGCCCTCCATTACCCAGTACTCCAAGAGCTATGCTGACCTGAGGGAACTTCATGACATCCTTCTCCTCTCAAGGCCTGACTACACAGTCTTTGACGAGATGAGAGACGATGACGACTTCAAGCTTTACGTGGACCTGAGGCTCGCAGGCATCGGCATGATAGGCGTTGTCCATGCCACAAGCCCTATAGACGCTATTCAGAGGCTTGCGACAAGGGTCGAGCTCGGCATGATACCAAGCATAGTTGATACGACCATATTCATAGAGGCAGGTCAGGTCAGCAAGGTCTACGAGCTGAGCATAACGGTTAAGCTGCCCACAGGCCTCAAGGAGGAGGAGCTCGCGAGGCCTGTTGTTGAGGTGAAGGACTTTATAACTGGGGACCTTGAGTACGAGCTGTACACCTTTGGAGAGCAGGTAATGGTCGTGCCCATTAGCGCCAGGGAAGGTCGGGCTGATTTAGCTAGTAAGGTAGCCAAGATAATCCCAGGCGCAGAGGCTGAGATCAAGGAGGGGGCTCTAGTGATCAGGCTCCCAAGGAAGGCCAACCTGACCTCACGTAAGGTCAAGGCGCTGAAGAAGCTGGCCCAGGACGAGGGCCTTGACCTCAGGTTCGTGCCAAAGGGCTGA
- a CDS encoding Dinucleotide-utilizing enzymes involved in molybdopterin and thiamine biosynthesis family 2 yields MEAELFERFSRQVLLKGIGQEGMKRIRDSRVAIIGCGALGSAEAELLARAGVGFLRVVDRDVVDYTNIHRTHMVGEREAEEGKPKALACQEGVKGIDGSIRTEAVIDDVDSDNAEDLMRDVDIVLDGSDNLETRFLINEVAVKKGKPWVYAGVNGWYGTVMFISPRKGPCLRCFMSPEMAQDTSCDIIPTIGTVTTMTGSVAAGLALRYLAGDEPEPGELILIDGRLMNIEKVSVRRDPQCPVCGLRRFEMLSRRPSYGVARLCGSRAFKVRLNRPVNLEEAVKALERANELVMARPGWVRVLTKEGASVTIVGRLVIIENAKDETAAAQIYDKLMRAVGLSSM; encoded by the coding sequence GTGGAGGCAGAGCTCTTCGAGAGGTTCTCAAGGCAGGTCCTCCTTAAGGGGATCGGACAGGAGGGCATGAAGAGGATCAGGGACTCAAGGGTCGCTATCATAGGCTGCGGAGCCCTCGGCTCAGCCGAGGCCGAGCTGCTCGCGAGGGCCGGCGTTGGCTTCCTGAGGGTTGTTGACAGGGACGTGGTCGACTACACGAACATTCACAGGACCCACATGGTTGGCGAGAGGGAGGCCGAGGAGGGGAAGCCCAAGGCTCTGGCCTGTCAGGAGGGCGTGAAGGGCATAGATGGCTCCATAAGGACGGAGGCCGTAATAGATGACGTAGATAGCGATAACGCGGAGGACCTCATGAGGGACGTCGACATAGTGCTTGACGGCTCCGATAACCTTGAGACCAGGTTCCTCATAAACGAGGTCGCCGTGAAGAAGGGGAAGCCCTGGGTCTACGCAGGGGTCAACGGGTGGTACGGCACTGTCATGTTCATAAGCCCAAGGAAAGGTCCATGCCTTAGGTGCTTCATGAGTCCTGAGATGGCCCAGGACACGTCCTGCGACATAATCCCAACTATCGGGACCGTGACCACCATGACTGGCTCCGTGGCCGCAGGGCTCGCGCTCAGGTACCTGGCTGGCGACGAGCCGGAGCCAGGGGAGCTGATACTGATAGACGGGCGGCTCATGAACATAGAGAAGGTATCCGTTAGGAGAGATCCCCAGTGCCCCGTCTGCGGGCTCAGAAGGTTCGAGATGCTCTCAAGGAGGCCCTCCTACGGTGTTGCCAGGCTTTGCGGCTCCAGGGCGTTCAAGGTGAGGCTTAACAGGCCTGTCAACCTGGAGGAGGCCGTGAAGGCGCTTGAGAGGGCTAACGAGCTGGTCATGGCGAGGCCGGGCTGGGTGAGGGTTCTGACCAAGGAGGGGGCCTCCGTGACCATAGTAGGCAGGCTGGTCATTATAGAGAACGCTAAGGACGAGACGGCCGCTGCACAGATCTACGACAAGCTTATGAGGGCGGTAGGCCTGTCCAGCATGTGA
- a CDS encoding Threonine synthase: MWRLTCPRCGFKGEEGRYYPFCPRCGGALELEGELPKYGRLLGEGNTPLIYRRTRLGVLGFKLEYLNPSGSFKDRGTSVSLQLARDLGYRCTVEDSSGNSGISTATYAAYLGLEATIAVPASAPQGKKEVLRSLGANVVELPTREEAARFAEGLSSRCFYVSHSRSAVFLEGMKSAGQELPEDVRSVIVPSASFSLLLGIWRGSRGRVRLYAVQGSSNPSLAKYLKPLAVGRSLESRLADGLVLRDAPRAPEAAKAVSESGGGLVVVSDPEIAEATKELWRMGFMAEPTSATAYAAARLLREAGVDVEGAVLMLTGNGLKLYDLVSRL; the protein is encoded by the coding sequence ATGTGGAGGCTTACATGCCCGAGGTGTGGGTTTAAGGGGGAGGAGGGCAGGTATTACCCCTTCTGCCCTAGGTGCGGGGGAGCCCTGGAGCTGGAGGGCGAGCTGCCTAAGTATGGGAGGCTGCTGGGCGAGGGGAACACGCCTCTCATCTACAGGAGGACCAGGCTCGGCGTCCTCGGCTTCAAGCTCGAGTACCTGAACCCCTCGGGGAGCTTTAAGGATAGGGGAACCTCGGTCAGCCTCCAGCTGGCAAGGGACCTAGGGTACAGGTGCACTGTTGAGGACTCGAGCGGCAACTCAGGCATTTCAACTGCCACATACGCAGCCTACCTAGGCCTTGAGGCCACTATAGCGGTGCCCGCCTCTGCCCCCCAGGGCAAAAAGGAAGTCCTGAGGTCGCTCGGGGCTAACGTCGTTGAGCTGCCCACAAGGGAGGAGGCCGCCAGGTTCGCCGAGGGCCTCTCATCAAGATGCTTCTACGTGTCTCACTCAAGAAGCGCCGTCTTCCTTGAAGGCATGAAGTCCGCCGGTCAGGAGCTACCTGAGGACGTGAGGTCAGTTATAGTGCCCTCGGCCAGCTTCTCTCTGCTGCTTGGAATATGGAGAGGCTCGAGGGGCAGGGTAAGGCTTTACGCTGTTCAGGGCTCCTCTAATCCCTCCCTAGCCAAGTACCTGAAGCCTTTAGCAGTAGGCAGGTCCTTAGAGTCAAGGCTAGCTGACGGCCTCGTCCTTAGGGACGCCCCCAGGGCCCCCGAGGCAGCTAAGGCCGTAAGCGAGAGCGGGGGCGGCCTCGTTGTCGTCTCTGACCCTGAGATAGCTGAGGCTACAAAGGAGCTCTGGAGGATGGGCTTCATGGCAGAGCCCACCTCGGCGACTGCCTACGCTGCAGCAAGGCTGCTCAGGGAAGCAGGAGTTGACGTTGAGGGGGCTGTGCTGATGCTGACGGGCAATGGCCTGAAGCTTTACGACCTTGTCTCTAGGCTGTAA
- a CDS encoding Aldehyde:ferredoxin oxidoreductase, whose protein sequence is MPWYGYKGRVLKVNLTSQRASVEELRLDYVKLYIGGLGYAARVLWDELRPGVDPLSPDNVLIATTGPMTGTLAPGSGNIYWAFKSPQTGAWGETRSGGKFGAWLKYSGFDMVVITGRAQEPVYLYLEGGRAEIRSAKRYWGMTVHEVTDALREDTGARDASVATIGPGGENLVRFAAIMNDYDRAAGRTGGGAVMGSKNLKAIVAAGGEGVEVYDPEGFLAAALEAQSAIKSDPGNRAMGEHGTIGGLLSLNAAGALPTANFETGYFEGAYKISHEALERNYMIKRRACHSCVIGCSRYSYVAAGPYATPPSEGPEYETTDMNGAMPMIDNMEVVIRVNWLANNYGLDTISLGHTISWAIEAYQKGLITKQDTGGLELKWDDPETYLQLIDMIAHRRGFGDVLAEGSYRAAKALGKAEDLVNHVKGLELPAHDPRVESKLLAIQYAVMPRGACHVHPIYPSYDMMQVDAGLKDFGLPWPLPNALAETGVGKGIAYKVLASYGEAFNNLGYCIFYSAAPESGVLSPRRLAKLYTTLTGIQVSPQDILEAGERTWQLKKAFNVREGLTREHDRLPKRMVTPILSGPAKGLKVENPEGLIDEAYDAFGWDKRTGYIRRSTLLRLKLDDVAKQLESMGRIAE, encoded by the coding sequence TTGCCCTGGTACGGCTACAAGGGCAGGGTCCTGAAGGTTAACCTGACGTCCCAGAGGGCATCAGTTGAGGAGCTTAGGCTGGACTACGTCAAGCTCTACATAGGAGGCCTCGGTTATGCGGCCAGGGTCCTCTGGGACGAGCTGAGGCCTGGCGTCGACCCGCTGTCACCTGATAACGTACTGATAGCCACGACCGGCCCCATGACCGGCACGCTGGCGCCTGGCTCAGGCAACATCTACTGGGCCTTCAAGTCGCCTCAGACGGGCGCCTGGGGAGAGACGAGGTCAGGCGGCAAGTTCGGGGCCTGGCTCAAGTACAGCGGCTTCGACATGGTGGTAATAACTGGCAGGGCGCAGGAGCCCGTTTACCTCTACCTTGAGGGCGGCAGGGCTGAGATCAGGAGCGCGAAGAGGTACTGGGGGATGACTGTTCATGAGGTCACTGACGCGCTCCGGGAGGACACGGGCGCTAGGGATGCCTCCGTGGCGACCATAGGCCCAGGCGGGGAGAACCTGGTCAGGTTCGCCGCGATAATGAACGACTACGACAGGGCCGCTGGCAGGACCGGCGGAGGCGCGGTCATGGGGTCGAAGAACCTGAAGGCCATAGTGGCGGCAGGAGGCGAGGGAGTAGAGGTCTATGACCCTGAGGGCTTCCTGGCCGCAGCCCTTGAGGCACAGAGCGCCATAAAGTCTGACCCCGGCAACAGGGCGATGGGCGAGCACGGGACCATCGGGGGACTCCTGAGCCTTAACGCTGCGGGCGCCCTCCCCACGGCCAACTTCGAGACAGGCTACTTTGAGGGGGCCTACAAGATATCTCATGAGGCGTTGGAGAGGAACTACATGATAAAGAGGAGGGCCTGCCACTCCTGCGTCATAGGGTGCTCCAGGTACAGCTACGTGGCGGCAGGCCCCTACGCCACGCCGCCCAGCGAGGGCCCTGAGTACGAGACAACTGACATGAACGGCGCCATGCCCATGATAGATAACATGGAGGTGGTGATCAGGGTCAACTGGCTCGCCAACAACTACGGCCTCGACACCATATCATTGGGCCACACCATATCATGGGCCATAGAGGCCTATCAGAAGGGCCTGATAACTAAGCAGGACACAGGGGGCCTTGAGCTTAAGTGGGACGACCCCGAGACCTACCTTCAGCTCATTGACATGATAGCGCACAGGAGGGGCTTCGGGGACGTACTGGCAGAGGGCAGCTACAGGGCCGCCAAGGCCCTGGGGAAGGCGGAGGACCTGGTAAACCACGTCAAGGGGCTTGAGCTGCCGGCCCACGACCCAAGGGTCGAGTCAAAGCTGTTGGCAATTCAGTACGCCGTGATGCCGAGGGGCGCCTGCCACGTCCACCCCATCTACCCATCCTACGACATGATGCAGGTGGACGCTGGCCTCAAGGACTTCGGCCTCCCCTGGCCCCTCCCTAACGCTCTTGCCGAGACAGGGGTTGGCAAGGGCATAGCCTACAAGGTGTTAGCCTCCTACGGTGAGGCCTTCAACAACCTGGGCTACTGCATCTTCTACTCAGCGGCCCCGGAGAGCGGCGTCCTGAGCCCCAGGAGGCTGGCAAAGCTCTACACCACGCTCACGGGGATCCAGGTGAGCCCCCAGGATATACTGGAGGCCGGCGAGAGGACGTGGCAGCTGAAGAAGGCCTTCAACGTTAGGGAAGGGCTTACCAGGGAGCACGACAGGCTCCCGAAGCGCATGGTGACGCCCATACTCTCAGGGCCGGCCAAGGGCCTGAAGGTCGAGAACCCCGAGGGGCTGATCGACGAGGCCTACGACGCCTTTGGGTGGGACAAGAGAACTGGCTACATAAGGAGGTCGACGCTCCTCAGGCTCAAACTCGACGACGTTGCTAAGCAGCTAGAGTCCATGGGCAGGATAGCCGAGTGA